The DNA region TTGGAATGATGTAATTGAACCATTTTCATTTTTAAATAAACGATCTTCTATGCTTGCAACATCACTTTCTAATGTAGATTGATATCCACCCACAGATGGACGTTTACCTAAAGTAGCACTAGTTTCATTTTCCGCTTGTAGAAAACGGTAAATGTTGTCAATGAATAATAAAACATCTTGTTTTTCATTATCTCTTAGATATTCTGCAGCAGTAACACCAATAGGAACAATTGACATACGCGCACCAGGTGATTCGTTCATCTTAGAAATATACATTACTGACTTGTCCATAAGATTAGATGAATCAAGTTCGTTGTAAAGTTCGATAGCTTCTCTAGAACGTTCCCCTGAACCGATAAATATATTTGATGTATTTTCACTTTGCTTATTTATGTTAAAAATCATCTCTTTCATTAAAACAGTCTTACCAACCCCAGCACCACCAAAAATACCAAGTTTGTAACCTTTAATAATTGGTATAAAGAAGTCAATTGCTTTAATTCCTGTTTCGATAAATTCGATATTATTTGATAAAAATCTTTCATTATTTATTGTTGAATTCATTTCCACTCTTGTAGGATTTGAGTATTGAGGTAATAATGCTTCACCCCTAAATGAATAAATATTATTTAATGAATCTTTACCAACTGGTACCATAAAACTGTGACCTAAATTTGTTACTTCATCATTAATTGAAATTTCTTGCGAATTATAAATAATAATAGCTCTAACTGTTGTATCATTTAAAATCCTCTTAACAAGTAAAAATGTTTTCCCGTAATGAAGAGTTAGTAAATAATTTACTTTTGGAAGATTTTCCTTGCTAAATTGAACTTCTATAACGTCAGATCATAAATTAATAATTTTTCCTGTCATTATTTATCTCCTAATCTTGTAGCCAATTCTTCTAAGTAGCTTTCTTCAAATGCCACAAAATCATGGTCTAGTGTAATATCTCATTTTAACCCAACATAATTAGAATATTGTTTTAATGCTGAGGCAAAAAATGTTCTTAATAATGCATCATCATATACTTCATTATCATCAATAATCTTATTAAATGCTGATTCAGCTTCTTCATTTGTATTAATCAATAAATCTACAAATTGTAAGGCTTTTTCTTGGTCTTTTATACCACTAAAAAGTCCTCATGAAATTAATTTCGAAGTTAATAATACTGTTCTATTTGAATAAATTGCAAAACCTTTTTGATTAAATAGTTTTTCAATTAATTTTCCTTTATTTAATAATTCTGTTGTTTCTTTATTAAAATCATAATCTAACATTGAAAGTTTTAAGTGGCGTTTGTATTTTCTAAATGCTTTACCTATCTCTGCCGCAACTTTTGTAACACTTCTACTTTGAACACTTGAACCTGTACGAGAAACAGAAAGATTAATGTTTATAGCTGGTAAAATACCTTGAGAAAATAAGTCAGAACTTGTAACTATTTGTCCATCTGTTATAGAAATAATGTTTGATGATATTAATGATGTAATATCCCCATCTACTGTTTGTAAAATAGGCAATGCTGTAATAGTTTTTCTGTTAACAAACGAACCTGAACGTTCTAATAATTGTGAATGTGAGAAGAACGTATCACCAGGCATGGCTTCTTTACCAACTGGTCTATCTGTAAGTAGGGCAATTTCACGAATAATATTTGCGTGCTTGGTTAAGTCATCAAAAACAATTAAAACATCTTCGCTATATGAAATATTTTCTGCATGTGCCATACCAATATATGGTGCTAAATATTGTTCAAAAGCACTTGTTGAAGGGGCATCAATTATGATAGTGTTTTCCATTGCGCCATATTCTTTTAGTGTGTTATAAATTCTTGAAATAGCTTCTCTTTTTTGACCTATTGCAACATATATTGACTTAATACCATCTTTTGCTTGATTGATAATTGTGTTTAATGCGATATGTGTTTTACCAGTTTGTCTATCACCTATAATTAATTCACGTTGACCTTTTCCGATAGGAATTAATAGGTCTACAGCAACAATACCAGTAAATAATTGTTCGTTTAAAGTTTTAACTGACATAAGTTCATGAGCTAATTCAAAAACTTTTGCGCCTCTTGGGGGTAGTGTTGAATAATTTTTTTCCGGAAAAGGAAGAACGATATTACCAAAAATATCAATCACATTCCCGAATAAGTTTGAAGGAGTGTCTACTCTAGCTTCGTCATTTTCTAAAATAATCTCAGAACCAATTTTAAGTTCGTTTTCTTTACTGTTAGCAATTAAAAACGCTTTTTCAGATGTAGCATTAATTAACATAAGTTTAATGCTAGGGTTATCTTTTAAATGGTAAAATTGTCTTTGCTTATAGTGGAAATTACCTGTAACTTCTACTATGTAATCAAATATAGATGTAATTATTGGATTTTTATTCATTTTAAATTCCTCCTAATCCTAAAATAATTAAAATTATTCCTGTAACTAAAATAATTCCAAAAACAGTTGCTAATAAGATTGATAATTTTTTATGTTGTTTTCATTTAGCAGAATTTATTATTTTAAATAGCGCATATGCATTTACTATGTTTCCAAGAAAACCAATTAATGACAATGCTATACCAAAATTTGTAACAATGCTATTATTTGTTTTTCTAGATTCATTGTTTAATTCTGTCATTTTTTTATAAGCTTCAGCTCTTTTTTCATCTTTGTTAGCTAATTCAATGATCTCGTTAGAAGTAGGTGTTGAAGACGAAGTCGCTTCAGCTGAATTCACTCTTGGTTCACTTTCGTTTGGTTGTTCAGGGTTTTCTGTATGTGCCGGTTTTGAAGGTTGTTTTAAACTTGGGTCATTAACAACAACTTGAAGCAATAATAACTCTTTTGATACTGTTTCTAAATTAGCTATAAATTTTGAATATCAATTTGTTACATTAAACGTTGATAAGTCTGTAGACTTTCTTAATTTATATATTTTTGTTTCGAGGTTTAGGTAAAATTTATTTAACTCATCTAAACTTCAATTATTTTTTTCAAATTCTTCTGCTAATTCCTTGTTATTTATTATTCTTCTTTTAAGACCTTCTTTTTTTCTATTTAATGCATCAACTAATGAAAAATAGTATGGAAAATTATTTATATTAGATGTTTTAAGTGAAGATAATACTAATTCTCTTAAGTTAGCATCAAACCCACTTGTTGAATTTACAATATCGTCTAATTTTAATTCATCTTTATATGCTTCAATAACTCTATTGTAATTGTTGATAAATTTTTCGGTGCTAATAAGTTGAACACTACTATTTACTATTTGGAATAATGCATCAGATAAAATTCCGCTGCCAAGCTTCTCGTAATCGATATTTTCATCTATCCCAAGACCTCTATATAGTTTTGAAAAAATATCTTTAATAACATTATATGATCTCTCTGTTAATAAAGCATTTTTCTGATCCTTATTATGCATGTAAACTTCTGTGCTATAAGTTCTTTTTGCTTGAGTATTTACTAAATCACGCAACTCAACTTTAGCAATATATTTATCACCCTCTTTTTTGACTTCTAGAACTTTATATTCATATCTAGTGTTAACAGGATTTTTAAAGAAGAATATATCTTGCTTAACACTAAATAAAGAAACTATATTTGATTCATTTAGATATTGTCATTTTAATTCTGGGGCTAAAGCAGGTATACCTTGAGAAACTTCTTCTGTTTTAACAGGGTCTTTTGCTTTATCATCTTCAGGAAGCGGCTCATCTTGTGGCTCATCCTTAGGTTGTTCTTGATTTTGAGGTTGTTCTTCATCTTTAGTCAATTTAATATTTAATTCTATATCAAAATCCGTTACCCTAGGTTTTACTTTTGAAATAATATAATCATCCCAATTATTAAATCCTTTAGGTGGCGTAATATTATAAGATTCTTTGCTATTAGCGTCATCAAAATTTAATTTAAAATCTTTGTCTAATTCAAGAACATCTTTTTCATCATAAACTAGTTTTCCAAAACCTTCGTTCAATGCTTTTGCGTACTCTGTTAAAGAAGATTCAAACTTAGCCTTGTCAAAGTGGTTTATAGCGTTTTTTTCTGTCGGATTAATTTGAGCACCTTCTCCTAGAGGTTTAACATAATCTGTAGGATCTGATAGTCCTGTTCAAACTGAATCATAATCTTTGTTATTATATTTAATTTTTGATATATTAACATTTCTGTTTCTTGATATCATTCAAGGGAAAATTAAATTTAATCCATTTTTAACGGGGTCATCGATAAATTTTTGTTTATTTTTTTTGAAATATTTATCGACAACTTTTAAGTATGTTATTTTACTTAATCTTTTTTTGTAATCTGTCTCTAATTTTTCGACTTTACTAATTTGGTCTTCTATATATGAAGGTAAGTTGTCTAAAGCAGATTTGATCATTTCTTTCAATTGTTTATCTGCTATTTCTCTAAATTTCCCAAACTCGGGGTCGTTTTTTGGTTCTTTGGGTTTTGCGGGCTTATCGGGAGTTGAAGTTCTGTTATTATTCGTATTTGTTTCTGCGGATAAAACAGATAATGGAACAAAAATTACTGAAGAAATTAATATAGATTTAAAGAGTGTTTTAATTTTTTTATTCATAATCTTCTATCTCCTCAAGTTTAAGTAATTTTCTCATTGTGAGCACAAAATTCTTGTATTCAAGATTTTCTAGTTCCATAATTTCTTCGATTGATCAACCAAAGAATTGATTAGATGTAAGTTCTAAAATTCTTTTTTTATTGGTTGATATTTCGTCATTTAGCAGAACAGGTTTTTTTGATTCTTTAAAAAAGTTCATTTCTGAAAAGGTTTTTATATCAATTTCATCATTAGTTACAACAAAATTAGCATTCTCAAGGAAAACGAAAAATACATTGTTCGATTCCTTATTCATGAATTTTAATAGCAACCTAGGGTATGAGCCAATAGTGTTGTCGCCTATTTCGACCCAACTATCTTCATCATTGTGATTGATAAAAATTTCATAACCGTGTCCTATTTCTTTCTTTTTCCCGTTTAAGAAAGTAAGTAATATTTTTTTAAAAGTCATTAGTTATTACCTTCTTCAAAAATTGTCTTTTTCTTTTTTGTAAGTAATATAATCTCTTCAATTTGTTTTTCTTGTTTAAATCTATTTACTCTTTTAGAAACAAGAAGTAAGTCTTCATCTATTTGTTTGATTTTTTTATCAATAGTTACAAGGTTATTTTTTGCTGAATAGAATGAAGATTCAATTATTAAAGAATTAACTGCATTTTCTAGAAAAACAAAAATTTGAGATTCAATAAAGTTTTCAATATTCGGATATATTTTTGTGTTATTAATGTCTAGATTATTATTTTTGTTTGTTTCAATGTTGAGTAACTTATCAACATCAAAATTTTCAAGAGGTAAAACAGTAAATGGGTCTTTATAATTTTTGTTTGAGTTTAATACAAAGTTGACTTTTGAATAATTATTTTCAACAAATAAAATTCTTATCATCTTTGTTAGGATTGTTGAAAGATTTTTAATAGATGAATTTTCGAAATACTTAATCACGTTGAGTTCGTTTTGGTCTGCGAACGTTTTAGCTCTTTCGCCAATTGTTATAAAATCAATGTTGGAATTTTTAACTCTATTAAGGATTTCTTTTTCATATCTAGAATATGAATCTGTCCCATATTTTTGCTCTTCTGTTATATAAATATATAATTCTTTTGATTTTCTAAAAAAGTTTTTAGCTTGTTCGATTTTATTTGATTGTATAAAGTTATTTTTTATATTATATTTTGTTTTTAAACTATTTAATAATTTAGAATTAAGTAGTGAATTATCAACGTAAAATGATAATTTTTTAGTTAAATTTAAAATGTTGATTAATAAAATGTTTTTATCATTGTTTACTTTTAGTTTAATATTTTCCAAGTTTTGTTTCTTTTGTAAAAGTTCTTTAATATGCATTATGCGATCTTTGAAGTAAGTTCTTTGCTAAAGAAAAGTTTTAATGAATCATAATCTTGAAAAATAACTGTATTAGGAATAATTTCTAAATAATAACCTTTTTCTAATAATTTTCTAATTTCAACATTCATATCATACATAAGACGATTCATTGTATAATCTTCATCTCTATCAAAACTATTAACATAATTATCAGAATAAAACTCTTGTTGGCTAAGTAGAGGGACCATAGTTACTGAGCTATATTTTAAGTTTAGATTAAATGTTATTGTAAAATCTGCAAACTTAATTTCCTCCCTTTTTTCAACCGCTTTTTCTAACCTATTTTTGATTTCTTTAAATTCAGAAGAATTAAATCCTAAATTATTATTTAATAACGGTTTACTCATTATTGTTTCAAAAGACAAAATCTTTGAAGATTGCTTTTCAACTATTTCATTATATTTGCTGTATAAATCAAAAAGTTGTTCTTCATTTACTGATTTTTTTCTGTTAAATAAAAATATTTTTTTCATATTAGTTTTCCTTTTCTAATTTAAGATTTTTTTCTTTCAAAATTTTTATCATTATAGTTATTTGAAGTTGAACTGTCTCGAATAAGAATAAAATAATTAATAGTGAAACGTATGTAATAGAAATAATTTTTAAAATTGAAATTGGCGTTGGTACCGATGTTAACACGTGATTATTATTACCTAATAAAACATGGTTTAAACCAAGAATCAAAATGAAAATTATTTTTGAAGCAAATAAAAGTGATAATAATGCAAATGTTGTTTTTTGAATAAACTTATTAGTTAACATATAATGAATAAATGTTACCAAAGAAAAAATACTTGCCACTAATAGGTTAATTAGATTAATATTTGAGTTATCAACGGTAATAACAGAAATCATCATAGGTATTCAGATTAATAATTGTGCAACGGCAAATCTGACGCTTAATCCTATTGGGTTTTTTGTCTTTGTAAATTTAAGATAACTTACTAAGAAATATAATAAGGTAACAAAAGCAGATAAAATGACAACAAATGAATTTTTTAAGTTGTATTTATATTCTGGGCCACTCAAAGAATATTTGATAGGTTCTTTAAAGAGAAGAGTTGATAATCAAATTATCGATACTATTAAGAAAATCACGCTTAATAAGAATCTATCTTTATCTTGTGCCTTGTAAATATTTTTCTCAGATAATCTTTGTAATTTTATTGCATTTGATCCAATTATTAAAAAGACTATGAGAGCAAATGAAGCAATTACAATTAAAAGATTTTTTAGGCTTTTAATATTGAAAATTTCTTCTATAAAATTCCAATACTTTTGTTCGTTTTGTGGTGTATCTCTAAATAATAATCCTTCTCTTGAATACTTTATTCATAAACCAAAATTAATTAATACAAACGCTAATAATAAAGTTTGAGAAGCTATTTGAATTATTAATGGAATTGAAGATTTGTATAAAATCGGATCTGATTTTCTTTTTATCAAATAATTATAAATTTCAAATAAAGTATTGACAATTGCTAATGGAATTAAAAGAAAAATTAATTGTAAGTACTGATATGGTTCATATTTTATTAAAGTACCTTGTTCATTAGTTTTTGATATAAAAGAAAAGAAAAGAGTAAATGAAATAATTGATAATGATAGATATAAAATATAGAAAATCAAGTAATGTTTTATTCTTTCTTTTTGAGTGTTTATATTAGTAAAATTTTTAAAAATACTAAATAAAAAGACGAATGATAATATTGTAAATCTAATCAAGACAATCGCATTGTTTTGTTGTTTTAATGGTGTCTCAAAAGATATGAAGTCTTGCAACGGCAAGGAACCTCTATTTGATTTGACCAAAAATTGAGGAAATAAAGAAGAATCTAATTTTAAAAATAAAGTTAAAATCCCTGAAAAAAAGAAAAGAATCAAAATAATTTTATATATAAAAATTCATTCATTTCTTGATTTAGAACTTATTTGTGAGCCATAATTAACATAGATTCTTTTTTTCTCAAATAAATCGTTAGTCATTAATTTTACCTC from Mycoplasmopsis canis PG 14 includes:
- a CDS encoding MSC_0623 family F1-like ATPase-associated protein produces the protein MKKIFLFNRKKSVNEEQLFDLYSKYNEIVEKQSSKILSFETIMSKPLLNNNLGFNSSEFKEIKNRLEKAVEKREEIKFADFTITFNLNLKYSSVTMVPLLSQQEFYSDNYVNSFDRDEDYTMNRLMYDMNVEIRKLLEKGYYLEIIPNTVIFQDYDSLKLFFSKELTSKIA
- a CDS encoding MSC_0624 family F1-like ATPase-associated membrane protein, translating into MTNDLFEKKRIYVNYGSQISSKSRNEWIFIYKIILILFFFSGILTLFLKLDSSLFPQFLVKSNRGSLPLQDFISFETPLKQQNNAIVLIRFTILSFVFLFSIFKNFTNINTQKERIKHYLIFYILYLSLSIISFTLFFSFISKTNEQGTLIKYEPYQYLQLIFLLIPLAIVNTLFEIYNYLIKRKSDPILYKSSIPLIIQIASQTLLLAFVLINFGLWIKYSREGLLFRDTPQNEQKYWNFIEEIFNIKSLKNLLIVIASFALIVFLIIGSNAIKLQRLSEKNIYKAQDKDRFLLSVIFLIVSIIWLSTLLFKEPIKYSLSGPEYKYNLKNSFVVILSAFVTLLYFLVSYLKFTKTKNPIGLSVRFAVAQLLIWIPMMISVITVDNSNINLINLLVASIFSLVTFIHYMLTNKFIQKTTFALLSLLFASKIIFILILGLNHVLLGNNNHVLTSVPTPISILKIISITYVSLLIILFLFETVQLQITIMIKILKEKNLKLEKEN
- a CDS encoding MSC_0618 family F1-like ATPase beta subunit, giving the protein MTGKIINLWSDVIEVQFSKENLPKVNYLLTLHYGKTFLLVKRILNDTTVRAIIIYNSQEISINDEVTNLGHSFMVPVGKDSLNNIYSFRGEALLPQYSNPTRVEMNSTINNERFLSNNIEFIETGIKAIDFFIPIIKGYKLGIFGGAGVGKTVLMKEMIFNINKQSENTSNIFIGSGERSREAIELYNELDSSNLMDKSVMYISKMNESPGARMSIVPIGVTAAEYLRDNEKQDVLLFIDNIYRFLQAENETSATLGKRPSVGGYQSTLESDVASIEDRLFKNENGSITSFQTMFLPMDDLSDPSAVAVFNHLDGSLVLSRAQSAKNIFPAFDPLASQSNSVSAELLGKKHFDAIVEAKRVLKAYKDLEDVILILGFDELDEESKNTVRKALQLENFFTQNFFMTEHFTKAPGVFVPLEDTVDSVIRILEGKYLKQSPEIFQYIGSNLDIPTDEELENQGKLEK
- a CDS encoding MSC_0620 family F1-like ATPase-associated subunit, translated to MNKKIKTLFKSILISSVIFVPLSVLSAETNTNNNRTSTPDKPAKPKEPKNDPEFGKFREIADKQLKEMIKSALDNLPSYIEDQISKVEKLETDYKKRLSKITYLKVVDKYFKKNKQKFIDDPVKNGLNLIFPWMISRNRNVNISKIKYNNKDYDSVWTGLSDPTDYVKPLGEGAQINPTEKNAINHFDKAKFESSLTEYAKALNEGFGKLVYDEKDVLELDKDFKLNFDDANSKESYNITPPKGFNNWDDYIISKVKPRVTDFDIELNIKLTKDEEQPQNQEQPKDEPQDEPLPEDDKAKDPVKTEEVSQGIPALAPELKWQYLNESNIVSLFSVKQDIFFFKNPVNTRYEYKVLEVKKEGDKYIAKVELRDLVNTQAKRTYSTEVYMHNKDQKNALLTERSYNVIKDIFSKLYRGLGIDENIDYEKLGSGILSDALFQIVNSSVQLISTEKFINNYNRVIEAYKDELKLDDIVNSTSGFDANLRELVLSSLKTSNINNFPYYFSLVDALNRKKEGLKRRIINNKELAEEFEKNNWSLDELNKFYLNLETKIYKLRKSTDLSTFNVTNWYSKFIANLETVSKELLLLQVVVNDPSLKQPSKPAHTENPEQPNESEPRVNSAEATSSSTPTSNEIIELANKDEKRAEAYKKMTELNNESRKTNNSIVTNFGIALSLIGFLGNIVNAYALFKIINSAKWKQHKKLSILLATVFGIILVTGIILIILGLGGI
- a CDS encoding MSC_0619 family F1-like ATPase alpha subunit, which encodes MNKNPIITSIFDYIVEVTGNFHYKQRQFYHLKDNPSIKLMLINATSEKAFLIANSKENELKIGSEIILENDEARVDTPSNLFGNVIDIFGNIVLPFPEKNYSTLPPRGAKVFELAHELMSVKTLNEQLFTGIVAVDLLIPIGKGQRELIIGDRQTGKTHIALNTIINQAKDGIKSIYVAIGQKREAISRIYNTLKEYGAMENTIIIDAPSTSAFEQYLAPYIGMAHAENISYSEDVLIVFDDLTKHANIIREIALLTDRPVGKEAMPGDTFFSHSQLLERSGSFVNRKTITALPILQTVDGDITSLISSNIISITDGQIVTSSDLFSQGILPAININLSVSRTGSSVQSRSVTKVAAEIGKAFRKYKRHLKLSMLDYDFNKETTELLNKGKLIEKLFNQKGFAIYSNRTVLLTSKLISWGLFSGIKDQEKALQFVDLLINTNEEAESAFNKIIDDNEVYDDALLRTFFASALKQYSNYVGLKWDITLDHDFVAFEESYLEELATRLGDK
- a CDS encoding MSC_0622 family F1-like ATPase gamma subunit, which translates into the protein MHIKELLQKKQNLENIKLKVNNDKNILLINILNLTKKLSFYVDNSLLNSKLLNSLKTKYNIKNNFIQSNKIEQAKNFFRKSKELYIYITEEQKYGTDSYSRYEKEILNRVKNSNIDFITIGERAKTFADQNELNVIKYFENSSIKNLSTILTKMIRILFVENNYSKVNFVLNSNKNYKDPFTVLPLENFDVDKLLNIETNKNNNLDINNTKIYPNIENFIESQIFVFLENAVNSLIIESSFYSAKNNLVTIDKKIKQIDEDLLLVSKRVNRFKQEKQIEEIILLTKKKKTIFEEGNN
- a CDS encoding MSC_0621 family F1-like ATPase epsilon subunit, whose protein sequence is MTFKKILLTFLNGKKKEIGHGYEIFINHNDEDSWVEIGDNTIGSYPRLLLKFMNKESNNVFFVFLENANFVVTNDEIDIKTFSEMNFFKESKKPVLLNDEISTNKKRILELTSNQFFGWSIEEIMELENLEYKNFVLTMRKLLKLEEIEDYE